One Acidobacteriota bacterium genomic window, TGGCCTGGACCATTTTGAGGACGAAGACCCGGTCACCCTGGATGGTCGCGACACCATCGACCAGGACCTTTCCCGGAGTTGCCGACATCGACGGCCCGCGAACAGTGCGGGCGAGTCCGGACACCTCGGAAATGGCGGAAGCGAAGATGCGGATCGCCCTGGCGAGCGGCACCTGGAAGTACTGCTTCGGGCCCGTATCCCGCTCGATGAAGAAATAGTAGGGCACCGCCCCGAGGGCCACCTGGCGCCGCCACATCTCGGTCCAGATCTCGGGTCGGTCGTTGATGTGGCGCATGATCGGTGCCTGAGTGCGGATTACCGCGCCGGTGTCGAGAATTCGGCGCACCGCCCTCTCCACCTCTCGGGTCTCCGACTCCCGCGGATGGCTGAAGTGGGCCATGAAGGCCAGCTGACGACCTCGGGCACCAATCTCTTCGAAGAGGCGCAAGACCTCATCGGCATCGCGATCCGAGAGGTATCGGTAGGGCCAGTAAGAGAGCGACTTGGTGCCGATCCGAATCGACTGGACGTGATCGAGCGCGGGGTCGAGGAGCGGTTCGATCGTCCTACGCAGGAGTCCGGCGTTCATGAGCATCGGATCACCGCCGGTGACCAGAACGTCGGTCACCTCATCATGCTCGGTGAGATAGCGGACGAGGTCGTGGACGTTTCTCGCCGCGAACCTGAAGTCCTTGACGCCGACGAACTGCGCCCAGCGGAAGCAGTAGGTGCAGTAGGCGTGGCAGGTCTGCCCCTGGACTGGGAAGAAGAGCACCGTCTCGCGGTACTTGTGCTGGCAGCCCAGAACTCGCTCGCCGTCGACCCTGGGGACGTTGAGGGTCTTCTGTCCGGAAGGGTTCGGATGCATCCGTACGTGGATATCGCGCACCAGGCGGTGCAGCCGCTCACCCTCCTCTCCCCGAACCACCAGGTCCTCGAGCCGCAGAAAATCAGCGCGCTCGAGCATCCCGGCCTGCGGAAAGGTCAGCTGGTAGATGGGATCGTTCGGAATATCATCCCAATCGATGAGCTCACGCAATACGTACTGGTTGACCCTGAACGGCAGCACCGTCGAGGCGGTCTTGAGGGCGATTCGCTGTTCGGTGGAGAGGTGGCGCATCTCTGGAAGGCGGTCGATGTGTCGACGACCATACGCGCGGAACCGAGGCCGATCGACAACCGTCGGTCTCTGCATCGGTCACCTCCATCGCGCATGGATTTCCGCTACTCGTCCCATTTCCTCCTGAGTACCTTGGCGTTTCAGGCGCGGACTACGCGCTGCGATTTTGACACTGAGGTCAACGACTTCCAAGGAGGTCATGGAGGCGTTGTTCTACCGCCGTCGATCAGGCAGATTTGAGAAAAGAAGGCGAGGGGATAAACCCCTCGCCCTCAATCAGTTCTGTTATTCCTAAAGTCCTTTTATTCGTCCTCGATCACCTTCTCCTCGCGGATCTTGATCACGTGGACGCCGGCATGTT contains:
- a CDS encoding lysine 2,3-aminomutase; its protein translation is MQRPTVVDRPRFRAYGRRHIDRLPEMRHLSTEQRIALKTASTVLPFRVNQYVLRELIDWDDIPNDPIYQLTFPQAGMLERADFLRLEDLVVRGEEGERLHRLVRDIHVRMHPNPSGQKTLNVPRVDGERVLGCQHKYRETVLFFPVQGQTCHAYCTYCFRWAQFVGVKDFRFAARNVHDLVRYLTEHDEVTDVLVTGGDPMLMNAGLLRRTIEPLLDPALDHVQSIRIGTKSLSYWPYRYLSDRDADEVLRLFEEIGARGRQLAFMAHFSHPRESETREVERAVRRILDTGAVIRTQAPIMRHINDRPEIWTEMWRRQVALGAVPYYFFIERDTGPKQYFQVPLARAIRIFASAISEVSGLARTVRGPSMSATPGKVLVDGVATIQGDRVFVLKMVQARDPEWVNRVFFAHFDSQATWLDDLQPAFGGHQFFFEPYIRAMLEGQWEPEWARAGDEDEEMTA